A window from Triticum aestivum cultivar Chinese Spring chromosome 6D, IWGSC CS RefSeq v2.1, whole genome shotgun sequence encodes these proteins:
- the LOC123145644 gene encoding putative transcription elongation factor SPT5 homolog 1 gives MSRRGREEEEEEFEEVEEEEEADESEVEEEEQVEERGGKRSRGGGGKGPGVASFIDDAASEDDEEEDEDDDDEDDDYEEGGRGRGRRGRPSKRKRSILIDDMAQVDDDDGEEEEEDGYEEGFIDDDARADNPDEDVKKGSRRHFNPNPMDDADDMENLEEMLKWKYRTQSHSDFDEEGLTEVEQQALLPSVKDPKLWMVKCAVGHERETALCLMQKFIDRQDLQIKSVVALEHLKNYIYVEAEKEAHVKEACKGLRNIFSSAKILLVPTKEMTDVLSVTSKSADLSRDTWVRLKLGIYKGDLAKVVEVDDVRQKVTVKLIPRLDLQALTDKLKGLKVAKKKSFIPPPRLFSTDEAREMNIPVERRRERDSGEYFEMVGALKFEDGFLRKKVSIKSISTHNVKPSLDELEKFGRVGDDVNEDVARLSTLSRKKGHFMKGDAVVVVKGDLKDIRGCVEKVEDSIVHIRPTRSDLPKTLAFSEKDLCKYFNPGDHVKVVFGVQEGVTGMVVKVEGHVLTILSDTSKEHIRVFADHVVESSEVTTGLTRIGDYELHDLVLLDNLSFGVIVRVESEAFQVLKGVPDKPEVLLVKLREIKYKIDRRTSAKDSKNNTVSTKDIVRVIEGPCKGKQGPVEHIHKGICFIHDRHHLEHSGFICAKAQSCVLVGGSVVNSSRMGVDTADPRLGAFRSPARILQSPGGLPPRGPYMNSGGRFGGGGRGGRGHDALVSRCIKIKSGPYKGYRGRVKEVNGALVRVELDSLMKIVTVKREDIADTANVGTPFRESRYSLGSETPMHPSRTPLYPIQTPMREPGATPICDGSQTPMHNQAWAPMSPPRDNQEDGNRGTWGAWGSSPAYQPGTPVARPFDAPTPGSGWESTSGTGFADAPFNAPTPSAQPMTPIPASYLPGTPGGQLMTPGNAGMDVMSPMIGDEGGSNWLLPDVCVNVSRGDGSTNGVVKEVLLDGSCRVALGPSGSGDEVTALPDELEIIRPKKSDRVKIMNGSMRGVIGRLVGVDGSDGIVRVESPLDMKIVDLVILGKLVN, from the exons atGTCGCgccgcggccgcgaggaggaggaggaggagttcgaggaggtagaggaggaggaggaggccgacgagtcggaggtggaggaggaggagcaggtggaggagaggggcggcaaGCGGTCGCGCGGCGGCGGGGGCAAGGGCCCGGGCGTCGCGAGCTTTATCGACGACGCGGCcagcgaggacgacgaggaggaggacgaggatgacgacgacgaggacgacgactaCGAGgagggcggccgcggccgcggccgtcgCGGCCGGCCCAGCAAGAGGAAGCGGTCGATCCTGATCGACGACATGGCGCAggtcgacgacgacgacggcgaggaggaggaggaggacgggtaCGAGGAAG gttttattgatgatgatgctcggGCTGATAATCCTGACGAGGATGTGAAAAAGGGTTCTAGACGTCATTTCAATCCAAATCCAATGGATGATGCAGACGATATGGAGAACTTGGAAGAGATGTTAAAATGGAAATATAGAACGCAATCACACTCTGATTTTGATGAAGAGGGTCTAACCGAGGTTGAACAGCAAGCTCTCCTGCCATCAGTGAAGGATCCAAAGCTCTGGATGGTGAAATGTGCG GTTGGACATGAGCGAGAGACAGCCCTTTGTCTAATGCAAAAGTTCATTGATAGGCAAGATCTCCAGATTAAGTCCGTCGTTGCATTGGAACACCTAAAGAATTACATTTATGTTGAAGCAGAGAAAGAAGCCCATGTCAAGGAG GCTTGCAAAGGTCTGCGGAACATCTTTTCTTCAGCAAAAATACTTCTGGTTCCTACAAAAGAAATGACTGATGTTCTCTCTGTCACGAGTAAGTCTGCTGATCTTTCAAGAGATACATGGGTCAGGTTGAAGCTTGGTATATATAAAGGGGATCTTGCTAAG GTTGTCGAAGTTGATGATGTGCGCCAAAAGGTTACTGTGAAGCTcattcctagattagatttacaaGCTTTGACAGATAAATTG AAAGGTCTTAAGGTTGCAAAGAAGAAGTCGTTTATTCCACCGCCAAGGTTATTTAGTACCGACGAGGCGAG GGAGATGAACATTCCTGTAGaacggaggagagagagagattctgGGGAATACTTTGAGATGGTTGGCGCTTTAAAATTTGAAGATGGTTTCTTGCGCAAAAAAGTCTCGATAAAATCAATCAGCACACACAATGTTAAGCCATCACTTGATGAATTGGAGAAATtcgggagagttggtgatgacgtgAATGAAGATGTGGCTAGATTGTCCACACTCAGCAGGAAGAAGGGACATTTTATGAAAGGCGATGCTGTAGTTGTTGTTAAAGGTGATCTCAAGGACATAAGGGGCTGTGTGGAGAAAGTAGAGGATTCTATTGTTCACATCCGACCAACACGATCTGATCTTCCG AAAACACTTGCCTTCAGTGAGAAAGATCTCTGCAAATATTTCAATCCCGGGGACCATGTAAAAGTGGTTTTTGGTGTTCAAGAAGGTGTGACAGGCATGGTAGTTAAAGTGGAAGGACATGTCTTGACCATTTTATCTGACACAAGCAAAGAACAT ATCCGTGTGTTTGCAGATCATGTTGTGGAGAGTTCTGAGGTCACGACGGGGCTTACCAGAATTGGTGATTATGAGTTGCAtgatcttgtccttcttga CAATTTATCATTTGGTGTGATTGTAAGGGTGGAAAGCGAAGCATTTCAG GTTCTCAAAGGAGTGCCTGATAAACCTGAAGTGCTGCTTGTGAAACTGAGAGAAATAAAATACAAAATCGATCGGCGCACATCTGCAAAAGATAGCAAGAATAACACGGTGTCAACTAAGGATATTGTCAGGGTCATTGAGGGGCCATGCAAG GGAAAGCAAGGACCTGTGGAACATATACACAAAGGGATATGTTTTATACATGACCGCCACCACCTTGAACATTCAGGCTTTATCTGTGCAAAAGCACAATCGTGTGTCCTTGTTGGGGGATCGGTTGTCAACAGCAGCAGGATG ggtgttGATACAGCAGATCCACGGCTTGGTGCTTTTAGATCTCCAGCAAGGATCTtgcaatctcctggagggcttccGCCGAGAGGACCTTACATGAATT CTGGTGGAAGGTTTGGAGGAGGTGGTCGTGGTGGCAGAGGGCATGATGCCTTGGTGAGTAGATGCATCAAAATTAAATCTGGTCCCTACAAAGGATATCGTGGCCGTGTTAAAGAAGTGAATGGTGCACTCGTGCGTGTGGAGCTTGATTCACTTATGAAGATTGTCACAG TTAAGAGAGAGGATATTGCTGACACAGCGAATGTTGGGACACCATTCCG TGAATCTCGTTATTCATTGGGCAGTGAAACACCTATGCACCCATCTCGAACGCCATTGTATCCTATTCAAACTCCAATGCGAGAACCTGGAG CGACACCAATTTGTGATGGATCGCAAACTCCTATGCATAATCAAGCCTGGGCACCAATGAGTCCACCGAG GGATAACCAGGAAGATGGAAATCGTGGCACTTGGGGCGCTTGGGGGAGCAGTCCAGCTTACCAG CCAGGAACTCCAGTAGCTAGGCCATTTGATGCCCCCACTCCTGGATCAGGGTGGGAAAGTACCTCAGGAACTGGCTTTGCTGATGCTCCATTCAACGCTCCAACACCTAGTGCTCAACCAATGACCCCAATTCCTGCCTCTTATTTGCCTGGAACCCCTGGTGGCCAGCTAATGACCCCAGGGAATGCTGGAATGGATGTGATGTCTCCAATGATAG GGGATGAGGGCGGCAGTAATTGGCTCTTGCCAGATGTTTGCGTCAATGTGTCCAGAGGAGATGGTTCCACCAATGGTGTGGTGAAGGAAGTGCTCCTG GATGGATCTTGCCGTGTCGCACTTGGGCCATCAGGCAGTGGGGATGAAGTAACAGCTCTTCCAGACGAGCTCGAGATCATCAGGCCGAAGAAGAGCGACAGGGTCAAGATAATGAATGGCAGCATGCGTGGAGTTATAGGAAGACTGGTAGGAGTCGACGGGTCTGATGGGATTGTCCGGGTGGAAAGCCCGCTTGACATGAAAATAGTAGACCTGGTGATTTTGGGCAAACTAGTGAATTGA